The following proteins come from a genomic window of Heterodontus francisci isolate sHetFra1 unplaced genomic scaffold, sHetFra1.hap1 HAP1_SCAFFOLD_59, whole genome shotgun sequence:
- the LOC137360595 gene encoding zinc finger protein 271-like → MEKPWKCGDCGKGFRSPSQLEIHRRSHPGEKPFTCSVCGKGFTHSSPLRSHTLEQPFTCSRVHTGEKPFTCSVCQKGFKTSSNLLTHQRVHTGERPFICSVCGKGFTQTSQLTEHQLVHTEERPFKCPDCGKSFKSSRYLLNHQRTHTGERPFPCTVCGKAFPRLFNLQQHQQVHTDERPFKCPHCEKCFKSSNDLLQHQYTHSGKRPFTCSVCEKTFNRPSNLLNHQRIHTGERPFTCSVCGKGFSHNDLLKHRRTHSGERPFPCSVCRKRFTQSSNLLQHQRVHM, encoded by the exons atggagaaaccatggaaatgtggggactgtgggaagggattcagatcTCCATCCCAGCTGGAAATACATCGACGCAGTCACCCTGGGGAGAAgcctttcacctgctcagtgtgtgggaagggattcactcactcatcacccctgCGAAGTCACACTCTGGAACAACCTTTCACCTGTTCC cgagttcacactggggagaagccattcactTGCTCCGTCTGTCAGAAAGGATTCAAAACTTCATCAAACcttttgacacaccagcgagttcacactggggagaggccatttatctgctccgtgtgtgggaagggattcactcagacatcccagctcactgaacatcaacttgttcacactgaggagagaccttttaaatgtcctgaCTGTGGGAAGAGTTTTAAAAGCTCAAGGTATCTGCTAaaccaccaacgcactcacactggggagaggccattcccctGCACTGTGTGTGGGAAAGCATTTCCTCGGTTATTCAATCTGCAGCaacaccaacaagttcacactgatgagagaccttttaaatgtcctcaCTGTGAGAAGTGCTTTAAAAGCAGCAATGATCTACTGCAGCACCAATACACTCACtctgggaagaggccattcacctgttccgtGTGTGAGAAGACATTTAATCGCCCATCCAACTTGCTGAACCACCagagaattcacactggggagagaccattcacctgctccgtgtgtgggaagggattcagtca taatgatctgctgaaacaccgacgcactcactctggggagaggccgttcccctgctccGTGTgtaggaagagattcactcagtcatccaatctgctgcaacatcagcgagttcacatgtGA